In Luteolibacter flavescens, one genomic interval encodes:
- the rplM gene encoding 50S ribosomal protein L13 yields the protein MKTFSAKPTDIERKWHVIDAKDKILGQVAVEAARLLRGKHKPTFTPHIDTGDFVIVVNADQVVLSGTKENDKIYTRFTGYVGGKKVETPRMVRKRRPVLLVENAVWGMIPKNRLGRQQYGKLKVYAGAEHPHEAQQPQAYEIA from the coding sequence ATGAAGACGTTTTCCGCGAAGCCGACCGACATCGAGCGCAAGTGGCATGTGATCGATGCCAAGGACAAAATCCTGGGCCAGGTGGCTGTGGAGGCCGCCCGCCTGCTGCGTGGCAAGCACAAGCCGACTTTCACCCCGCACATCGACACCGGTGACTTCGTCATCGTCGTGAATGCAGACCAGGTCGTGCTCTCCGGCACCAAGGAAAACGACAAGATCTACACCCGCTTCACCGGCTACGTCGGCGGCAAGAAGGTGGAAACCCCACGCATGGTGCGCAAGCGCCGCCCGGTCCTCCTCGTCGAGAACGCCGTCTGGGGCATGATCCCGAAGAACCGCCTCGGTCGCCAGCAATACGGCAAGCTGAAGGTCTACGCCGGTGCCGAGCACCCGCACGAAGCCCAGCAGCCACAGGCCTACGAAATCGCCTGA
- a CDS encoding NifU family protein: MRADLLERAREAAGADGRTLSNWIEQLLKEKFPDVEDSEGKGK; this comes from the coding sequence ATGCGCGCGGATCTCTTGGAGAGGGCCAGGGAGGCGGCGGGCGCAGATGGGCGCACCTTGTCCAATTGGATTGAGCAGCTCCTGAAGGAGAAGTTCCCGGACGTGGAGGATTCAGAGGGGAAGGGGAAATGA
- a CDS encoding TA system antitoxin ParD family protein, whose amino-acid sequence MVYHTNNERQHATMKAKHATTISLDAKLLEAARKEAKAQRRSLSAQLEVWMEEKLGVRSEEHAPMNRTPFEGMGPEAPGHMPV is encoded by the coding sequence ATGGTGTATCACACCAACAACGAACGGCAACACGCCACCATGAAAGCCAAACACGCCACCACAATCTCACTGGATGCGAAGCTGCTCGAAGCAGCCCGCAAAGAGGCGAAGGCACAGCGCCGGTCCCTCTCTGCCCAGCTTGAAGTCTGGATGGAAGAGAAGCTCGGAGTGCGGAGCGAAGAACACGCCCCGATGAACCGGACCCCATTCGAGGGAATGGGACCGGAAGCGCCCGGGCACATGCCGGTCTAA
- a CDS encoding 3'-5' exoribonuclease: MLDIEALGKRPGSAIVELAAVTFDPETGATGEEFLVRLKPELPFVCDYETIRWHRDHGTTIEHADAIEPAKAIAALCAWLDQVIPDRESRVPWSWGITYDFPLLMPLLDLRPPGSPEPWRYYQVRDARTVWKVAFGDQRRATRPHEALADTKAAIADLFTALSSLRADRI; encoded by the coding sequence ATGCTCGATATCGAGGCTCTGGGAAAGCGGCCCGGGTCCGCGATCGTGGAGCTGGCCGCGGTCACATTCGACCCTGAGACCGGAGCCACGGGCGAGGAGTTCCTTGTGCGACTGAAGCCGGAGCTGCCTTTCGTATGCGACTACGAGACGATCCGGTGGCATCGCGACCACGGCACGACCATCGAACACGCTGATGCAATTGAGCCGGCCAAGGCCATCGCCGCTCTCTGCGCGTGGCTGGATCAGGTTATCCCGGATCGTGAGTCTAGGGTCCCTTGGAGCTGGGGCATCACCTATGACTTTCCCCTTCTAATGCCCCTTCTGGATCTTCGCCCGCCCGGCTCTCCCGAGCCTTGGCGATACTACCAGGTGCGGGACGCTCGCACAGTCTGGAAGGTGGCCTTCGGAGACCAGCGGCGTGCGACGCGGCCCCATGAGGCACTCGCCGATACCAAAGCTGCGATTGCCGATCTATTCACGGCCTTGTCTTCGCTCCGCGCCGACCGGATCTGA